The DNA window AAGCCAGGGGATGGGTTTGATGCAGTCATCTGCCTCGGGAACTCCTTTGCACACCTGCCTGACTTCAAAGGTGAGATggggcaggggagaggaggggcaGCACCTGTGTATGTGTGCATAGTGTCTTCCAGCAAGCTGAGAACGTGTCCTAACTCATGGCATCAGTGGGACAGGATTACAGACAGTGGAGCTGCTGTTTCATGGCACATCTCCAGGGAGGGTGGAGCTGAGGCCCCACTGCCCCAGTCTGTGACATGAGTGGGTACACTGGGTTCCATGGTCATGACAGAGATTTCTGCATCAATGTCACAGCTCTGGCAAGGCTGGAGGCACACCCAGACTTGTGCCATGAAGTCGGGTGGTGGGTTTCCCACGTGACATACTCTGCTCCAGTGAGGCTGAGAACATGCCTGAGCTCATGCCATGGGTGGGGCTGTGGGTTCTCCAAGCTGAGATTTGGGGGAAGATGGTAGGGGCAGGtatctgtgtgtgcatgtgtatgtgtgtatggGTAAGATGAGGGCATATGGGCTGTGCCACGGGGTACAGCCAGTGCTTGGAGACACCATAGTTTCCTCTCTAGGGGACCAGAGTGACCACAAGCTGGCCCTGAGGAACATTGCCAGCATGGTGCGGCCCGGGGGTGTCCTGGTCATTGACCACCGCAACTACGATCACATCCTGGCCACAGGCTGCGCACCACCCGGCAAGAACATCTACTACAAGGTCGGTGGCTGGCAggccctgccccatcccaatccccttTGCCCTAGCCCCATGGCCCCAAGgggggcaggcagcaggagtgtgcccaggctgggggccACTGAGTCCCCACAGGATACAGATGTTCTCCTGTGGTCTCCCAGAGCGACTTGACCAAGGACATCACCACCTCAGTGCTGCTGGTAAACAACAAGGCACACATGGTGACCCTGGACTACACGGTGCAGGTCCCCCCCACTGAGGCTGGGGCAGACCCAGAGCTGAGGTGAGAAGAGCTGCAGAGGTGGCTCCCGGTGTGGGGGGGTGGCTGGCACTGTGCCCCACTGTCCCCCTGCCTTACCAGCTCTGCCTCCTTGCAGCAAGTTTCGGCTCTCCTACTACCCGCACCGGCTGGAGGCcttcacagctctgctgaaagGTGCCTTCCAGGGAAAGTGCCAGCACAGCGTCCTGGGCGACTTCCAGCCCTACACACCAGGACAGGCCCACGTCCCCTGCTACTTCATCCACGTCGTGAAGAAGACAGGCTGAGGGGGCTACAGAGATGGGACTGTGGTGGCTGAGAGCTTCGAGCAACTGTGGGTCCAAGCAGGGGGTGGGGACATGGCTGAGAGCCACCTGGAAGACCCCTCCCCTTAATTAAGAACACTTGTGAGAGCTACCTGCAATCATggtccgtgtgtccctgtctgGGCAGGGTACGGGGCAAGGGGAATGGCCACAGCCTCCTCACACTCTGTGGAAGGAGGTGCTCAGCCTGGGGGCAGCACAGGATGGGTGCAGGCACAGCTTCCCCACCAAGTCCCCAGCTGCAGGTGCCAGCATGCCAGCAGTGTGGGGCTTGGGGGCCCCCTTGATGCAGAAGGAGGGGTGAGCTAACTCCCAGATGGTTGCATATCCCAGCAGAattccagcagcactgctcacaGGAGTGTGCTGGAACCTGTTTTCTCACGTGCACCTCCCAAACAGGTGCTGACCCCTTTTCCGGACACTCCGCAGTCCCAAACAGGGGTACCCACCCCTCCGCTGGAGCTCCCGGAGTGAGGAGGCTCCACACTGGAGCCTCCACCAGTGCTTCTGCTGTGGCTGCAACTCCCTCCATTCCACCCTGGGGAAGATGCGGTGCCCAGATCCAGTAGCATGGAGCAGTGCGgtcagggacagccctgcctgAACACGCTCAGGCACCAGAGCCAGAGCCACAGGGCTCCAGGCATGCACCAGCTGGGGACTCACACATGGAATGCCAGAAGCTGCTGTGGAACCAGCTCTTAGCAGAGGAGCTCCAGGGGGGGCAGGCCCTCACAGCCACACTTGGCCCAGGAATCCAGCTGTCAGCAGGCTCAGTGCCTACAGCAGGTGGGGCAAAATCTGGCACCAGCAACCCCTTGGGCTGTGCAAAAGCTgagggcagctgcaggcacctggccacagcagctgccaaaCACAGCTCAGGTGCCATTTGTTCGGCACCcttggaaaaggctgggaagCAGGGGATAAGCGAtgccaccagcagctgctgtgaggCTGCTGAGGGAGGTGAGACAGCACCTCAGGGGGTCTGGGTCAAGTGGTGCTCAGCACAAATTAGTGCAGactgggcagctccaggctgctccaaacatTGTTTGAGTATTTCCAAGGCTGAAGCTCCCCTTCTTCCTGTGACAAGTTTTTCCTCTTATTCAATGGGAATTTCTTTGCTGCCACTTGCTCCCATTGCCTCATGGTCCTGTCACCCAGTGCCTCCAGCAAGAACTGGGCTCCTTCTGCAGAGGGAGCTCAGTCAAACAAGTGTCTCTCCCTCAGGCTTTCCTTATCCACCACGGGCTCCAGCCATTCTGGCAGGATGAGAGTGTCCCCAGTCTAGTTCACAGGTGTGCTCCCCTCTCTACCTGCAGAACAATGATTTCTCTGCACCACCCAGCCCACCCCAAAATTTGCAGGGACCTTCCAGGTTGCACAGACACCATCAGAAGCAACAACTTGAGGTCAGGCAGTGAACACTTAGTGCTaaaaaaactgtatttatttaGAAACTATGTCAAGTCCaggccagctggagcagcagtgccctgtgtcctgctgccctctGGCCAGCACCTCTCACTGGGGGCTGACAGCCCAACAagcagctgcctccagccctgcactTGCTCACAAACCAGGTGCAGTTTGAGCCTCGCTCCCCCACCAATGAATGGTCTGTCACCCATGCAGACACTGCTACACTGCCCACAGCTTTGTCCTCACACAGAAATCATCCTGCTATGCTCCTGGCAGCCACAACGCAGTGCTGACATGTGAGGGACCCTTACAGAACCCACCACCCTCCTGGATGAGCAGAGAGCACTTCCACCAGGCCCTGGCTTGGGAAACTGCTCAGACACTATTTCCACCCAAGCACAAAAGAAGGGGAGGCATCAGAGAAGACCAGGCAGGTGCCTGTTTGTGCCTgtctccattcccagctctgctgagcatTAGGAGGCCACAAACTTCTGCTGGATAAGTCTGTACCTGAGCAGATCCTGCTCAGAGACTGATGGCTGCAACCTAGCAGCAGCCTGCAGAAAGTCTTCCATGGTCAGGATCAGAGGAGACTTCTCAGTATCCAGCCCTGCATGAGAGAAATACCATGAAAGGGCTGAGAACAGGGGCAGCTGGCAAGATCCAAAAGCCCACTCTCCAGCCATCAAAGACTGCCAGGAAAACCTGtgtctccctccttcccccggGGGCCAAGCACTGGAGGTGGAGATGACCACGTGCAGAAACTGCCTGCCTGGCAATAacccagagcccagcactgTGGTCCCAAAGCTGCTGAGGATCTTCTCACACAGCCCAGTTACCAGCAGTGGTAACtctcctccctgtccctgtgctggttTGCCCCAACAACTGGGACAGGTAAGGGCAGGGCTCCTACCTGCCTCTATCCACTCCACCTTGTGTTTGACAGCACACATCATGGCATCTGAACACAGGGCGTAGATGTCTGCTCCTGTCAGCTGAGCTGGGCATTTTTCTAGGATGGTGGTGAGATTCACAGAAGGATGCAGTTTAAACCTgccaagagagaaaaacaaaggtaTGAAAGCCAAGAAAAAACAGACCAGGAGAGCTGTGGCAGCCAGTGTGACTGGGCAGGAACAAGCAGAGTACCCATGTTTGGCCACTTCCAGAACGTGCTCTGCATgctcaaaaaggaaaaaaaataaagtaatgagtttgctttactgttttttttcaaCATTCACCTCTCTTTGAAACATCCCTGCAGCAAGGTCCTCTCTCCTGCTAAGCAGGATCAAAGGAAACTTTGAATCACAGCACCACAGCAGAGCATggcctgggctggaagggagcttaaagatcatccagttccatctcccctgccataggcagggacaccttccactagacaaggatgctccaagccccattcagcctggccttAAACACATCAAGGGAtagggcatccacaacttctttGGGCCTCTCTGGTTCCAGGCTAGGAAGCACACAGGATGCAAGGAGTAGTCTTGGAGCCATGGTGCAGGATGAACTCTCTAGAACACCATCTGTTTATGCTATTGGTGTTTGACTTCTCACCTAGATAAATTAAGTGCTACACATGCATGGGAACAACCTACACCAGGGCTGGATGAGAACATGTTTAATGACAGAGTACAAACCACTGTAACACCGTCCCATCAGAGCCACACTGCAGACAGTGAGCCTCCTTCAGCatggccagcagctgctggagggcaTGGTGGCCAAGACACAGGGTGTGACCAGCTGCTTGCAGCCAGCCCACACTCTCACCTCTCCTCCTAACTTACAGTCACAGGCAGAGGTGATCGCAGCTATCCAGGACAGAGTCCCTGCAAAGGCAGTCACAGCCACTCACCCAGCTGAATTGCACCTGAATTGCAGGGCTTGCTTTTCTCCCTTCAGAGATGCTCTCAGGAgctcacagcagctggaaaagctgctaAACCCTCCTGCTCAGTGATCCCACACAATCATTGGGATGTCTGAGGGAGACAAACAGATCATAGCCTGAACACCCTAAGCACCACAGGAGGAGAGGCAATGAGCTGAATGGAACTGCCTTCACACTTGGATTGGCAAACAGCAGGGCAACTCTTGAAGGAATCAAATGAGAACTTCCGGTCTTGCAGCTGCACTGCAGTCTCACTACACCATTAGGATCTGGCTCAGCTCCTTTAGAAGAGCATAGTGGCACAGTGGCTGGAAAACTCTACCAACCCCTCCACTTGGACAGGCAAGCTGAACTTCACCCTTCTTGTAGAAAAAGCAGTCCCAGTTCAGCTTTTGGGAATTGCTCTGTCCTCCTGCCCTACCCACTGGCTGTGGCTCAGTGACCTCAGgtgctccccagggctcagacATGAAGCCAAAATGGAGCACACCAAGCATCAGCCCCAGGAGGTCTGTGACCTCCTGGAAGGTGGTGGGAAGACACTGCAAGAGCACAGGATCACTCACTTCCTGGTGATGGCgctcagcacctgcagctgcGACTCCCGGTCCTCGCTGATGCCCACGTAGACCATCTTGTCAAACCTGTCAGCAGAGAGAAGACAGCTGGGAACAGGCCAAAGCAAACCTGCCACGAGTGCTCAGCCCTGTACACCAGGAGCTGAAGGGTGGCCCTGGAACAGCTCCTTTTGCTGTCCAATTTGTGGATGATACAGAGCCTGAAGCAGTCAATATGCTGGAGGGCAGGACTGCTCTTTGGAGGGACAGTGGCAGGCTGGGGAAATGGACTGGCAGGAATCACACAGGGTCCAGCAACAGCAGATACGAAGTGCTGCTTTCCCCAGGACAAGCAAGTCACAGGCTTGAGGACTGGCTGGGGAGTAGCTGTGCAGAAATTGCTGCCATTATTTGGTGCAACAGCAGGTCCCTTAttgccctgctgtgctgctgaggcagTAACCAGAGTGGTGGGGGCAACAAGCCATGGTATCTTACACTGCTGCTACAGCCACAGGCACCAACCTCCTCTTGGCTTCCTGTGAGCCAGGGCCAGGGGCCCTCATGAACAATCCCCTGACACAGTCCTGCTCACCACAGCCTGAGGAGCTCTGGAGATCCCCCCTGGAGTGAGGCAAGGTAGGATGTGACATACCTGCCCGGCCGTAGCAGAGCTGTGTCCAAGAGGTCAGGTCTGTTCGTGGCTCCAATGACAAACACCTCGCTGGTGGAATGAAGGCCATCAAGCTCTGCAAGGAGCTGTGAGACAACTCTGCAGGGAGCAAGACAGGATACTTAGAACTAGGCCTTGGCAATTCACCCAGTGTCTCCCTCAGCCACCAATGGAAAAAGGATGAAGTGAAGCCACTGGCAGGTCCATTTCTCAGACTTCAGCTCCTGTTTCTCTTCACTGAAGAGCCCTTACGCAGCCATCCACACTTCTCCAATAGCACAGCCAGTGAGCACGTGGGCTCACTGCATAGCAGCCCAAACCACAGACAATCCCTCAGAACAGGAAGACTGGATGGGAACTGCCAGCTTAGCAGAAGAGCAGAGAAGGCCCAGGGAAAATAACCCTGTTTCTGGGTATCTGTAAACTGTACACACTTTGCTTTTACCAGAAGCAGCTGAAAGGTTTCCCACCACAGGGAAACAGCAGCTAATAGGAGGACAGCACAGCAGGGGTGTGAAGGATGACCTTGGAGAGGCCAAAGGGAGCACTTGGCAGCCACAGAAGCAGATGGAGGAGACTGTCTTAACCAAATGTTTGCACAACTAGCTTGGGCAATCGGGAACCTGAGGCAATGCAAACAGCAGTACTAATGCTCAGAGAGAAGAGACAGGCTGTGCTGAGAGCTGaagggagcagagaggggaaaaaacagagaaagagggGTGGAATGGACTCTGCCTTTCAGGGCAACCTCACGCACTGCCTGAGGAATCCTGCTCTCCCAAGGACACCTGATGCTCACTCACCTGTCCATGACACCACCTGAATCTCCACTTCGCCCACGACTGGGGGCCAGGGAATCCAGTTCATCAAAGAAGATaatgcagggagcagctgccctGGCTCTGGCAAACACTGTGAGGAGACagcagaaaaggtgaaaaagatgTGGAAGAGCAGTCAATGGCAGTAGAACCTGCTACATTCCCAGCAGGGAATAGCTGTGGATGGAAACCAGATGCCCACTGTATCACCAGCACTAACTGCTCCTGCCTGAGTGGCTCAACAGACTGGGGACAGGCAGCACCTAGCAGGATGGGCCCTGAGGCTCAGCTGTGTCTCTGAGGGGCTGCTGTCCCATCAGGAACACCAGGGACAGGAGCaacaggagcagagagcaggaagggaagctgcaggaagcagagaaCTGTAGGAGACCGCTGAGTTCAAGCCCTTGCTGAGAGCTGTGGGTGGGAGTTGCGAAGGGAGGTTTAAGCACTagtcccctccctgcagcaccaCAGAAAAGCCCCATCTCCCCACgtgcaggagcaggatgcacaTTCTCACCATTGCGCACGTTCTCCTCGCTTTGCCCAACGTACATGTTGATGAGCTCCGGTCCTTTCAcgctgtggggcagggaggagaTGAAGTCAATTAGAGGACACCCATCCCCTGCCAGGAGGAAGTCAGTCCCATTGTGTGAATCTCCTCCTGTTTCTCACCTAAGGAATGTCATGGCGCACGTTGTTGCCACAGCTTTTGCCAGCAAGGtcttccctgtccctggaggcCCATACAGTAGCAGACCAGAGCGGCACAGacccagtgacagcagctctgggtgctccAGGGGCAACTGGATAGTGTCCAGGATCTCCTTCTTCACCTCCTGCAGCCCACCAACATCCTGCCAGGACACTGAGGGGATCTGCCAAGAGAGGGAGAGTTCTTGTCAGCATTTATTCCTGAGCTCCGAGCgtgcctgagcagctccagtATCCAATATCCACATTTCCCCTCTTCTGAGCTTtgcaaaggagaaaataaactATACAAACACGTCCCCAAGCATGCTGCACTTGCAGAATGCATTTCATCTCCAATCCTCCACTGCCCCTCGTATCATCTGTCAGCAAAAATACCCCAGGGAAAGTGTCTGCCTGCAGCTTTGAGGAGAGAGAGCCTTGCTGCAGACAGCCTTTGGGATCATGAGGAAAGGtaaaattaagaacaaaatattttttagaaaaaaagaaatctggatCTTGCACCTGTGAGTGATTTGTGTTCAGGGTACCTTGTCCCGCACAGGGGTCAGACTGTGCAAGGGCTTCACATCTTGCAGAGGGACAGAACCTGGGCTGCCAGGACCAGGCAAGGAGGATGTGAGGGACAGACATCCCGCAGGACACTGTATGGAATACTCACTGCTCTTGAAAGGGGGGATGCAAGAACAAAGTTCATGTATGCTCATGAGAAATAGATAGGAACGGGGTCAGCTGCAGACATGTGAGGGGGTCACGGAGAACAGAGAGAAGACACCAAACCTGAGACAGGTAAGCCAATGCCTCTTGGGTTATTTTGTGCTGAGCAAAActatcccagagcaggctgctgctctgctcacagCTTTAGGGATAGCTGGAATGCCACAGCCTGCATGACATCCTCCTGAGAgtcagagcagctctcctgggagcGTGCAGAGAGAGCAAAGCTCTACATTTCCCCCCACCTGCTGGCTGCTGGTGCCAGCACAAGTGGGAAGTTTAAAAATAGCTTAGGGCAAAATTCTTTCCCCCTCAGCCAATTTGCATCCTTCCTTCATTACTAGAGACTATGTTatcttattttaattctttagcTGTCCACCAGGAAAACTAggccaaacaaaacaaagattttcaggaaaaaaaaaacaaaacaacttttaaagCAAAAGGTCACAGGCCCTTTTTCTGCAGTGACAATGAATGGAAGAGCTGCCCTCTCCTCTGCACTTTTGCTCATCCTGCCTGGCTAGAAAGAGCTCTACAGACATGAGCACAGGAGCTGGAAAACTGCAGTAAGGTTGTTTTCAGGGGAGCACATTATAAGTCTAAGACATGGTGCAGACACTGTTAACAAGAGGAGGTTTGGAATCA is part of the Poecile atricapillus isolate bPoeAtr1 chromosome 3, bPoeAtr1.hap1, whole genome shotgun sequence genome and encodes:
- the GNMT gene encoding glycine N-methyltransferase → MVDSVYRTRSLGVGAEGLPDQYADGRAARVWQLYIGDTRGRTAEYRSWLLALLRQHRCRSVLDVACGTGVDSIMLLEEGFQVTSVDASDKMLKYALKERWERRKEEPFDRWVIEEANWLTLEKDLEKPGDGFDAVICLGNSFAHLPDFKGDQSDHKLALRNIASMVRPGGVLVIDHRNYDHILATGCAPPGKNIYYKSDLTKDITTSVLLVNNKAHMVTLDYTVQVPPTEAGADPELSKFRLSYYPHRLEAFTALLKGAFQGKCQHSVLGDFQPYTPGQAHVPCYFIHVVKKTG